The proteins below come from a single Drosophila busckii strain San Diego stock center, stock number 13000-0081.31 chromosome X, ASM1175060v1, whole genome shotgun sequence genomic window:
- the LOC108605654 gene encoding uncharacterized protein LOC108605654, whose product MSLFPAYGNAETKSATDEPKPEAKVAAAKSDDWKQNQSYDVATVSQQLSDSPSESESDAESTRSDESEKPSCSKFSGTPAPPQRTLEFDNTVEYYVDKSENRAHKELDRLPRLSRPNYRIHMRRLDVPQRGRQRMKREKRKLLCVKEKAAVEQKLSDEQTLKMEQRLLQLKQLVADKPEQLAHWVELHQLLGQNLHKCNRLAVAEQQLYGLETALQHHKGNEQLLQLYVATSSAAYADSEVASKLEQLLDRQPYEYTLWTALIMTTQGTMARCNVPAVLHIYEESMRRMHVGPKEQHVHTDELMLKLFHNCVLFLRQSANTGLMFALLRLSLELHATHVNFDCFEACAADETMLLEYEELVLRSGMPMPEIWTRVERLRQAYTFLPYPAHSAPGLDAERCVYAQDVCHYIYPLKRPKQNLLQLLMLVLQLCKLPLLRSNCLSERLSARIEQIGDTEAVEMLLANLFERHSFALPLNKQFVDAQLQLCKELYVCPSFMPQAIGHELYEQCLERLLLKCSDIYTSVEDEDKRQLFLLLHMRFERFRLLLLKLSGKLTPAYTKQARQRQRQLLRQPQNRQITALYIELAMFEFEAGEQQQQRIFEQLLTAEPTATTSVEQLQARLVYAEMLLAEHRNADALEVLRIDLDKSAQELAAALKQATLDVTATSAPLPLTHYFKPQLLLLLLRRHVLLLHLSEQTTQALTLLHKLLLEPLFAFEPTQLSITHCRHNREQLRELQLLLLELPGSHSLPQRVPQLMELLERALVEFPRNLTLLQRWSTLGTLPWFKLRARLVQTKAGVLSLLHLVLAARCRFLQHESEPHLQQLLRNRVLSMFETFLPSNTHRSEQEAQQYDILRRNSLFWRCYLRCLSSIETSFERSRSCLLMALDECPWDKALYMDGVTYVPQDIGSLQDVMTEKQLRIFALPEELSVLRES is encoded by the exons ATGTCGCTGTTTCCAGCCTATGGCAATGCTGAAACAAAGTCCGCAACAGATGAGCCGAAACCAGAAGCTAAAGTAGCAGCAG CCAAGTCTGACGATTGGAAGCAGAATCAAAGCTACGATGTGGCAACAGTTAGCCAGCAGCTAAGCGACTCACCCAGTGAAAGCGAAAGCGATGCAGAAAGCACAAGAAGCGATGAGAGTGAAAAGCCGTCGTGCAGTAAATTTTCCGGAACGCCCGCGCCGCCGCAGCGCACTTTGGAGTTTGACAATACAGTGGAGTACTATGTGGACAAGTCGGAGAATAGGGCGCACAAGGAGCTGGACCGCTTGCCACGTTTGAGTCGTCCAAACTATAGAATACACATGCGGCGCTTGGATGTGCCACAGCGTGGCAGGCAACGAATGAAACGCGAGAAGCGCAAGCTGCTGTGCGTTAAGGAAAAAGCAGCTGTGGAGCAAAAACTAAGCGATGAGCAAACGCTCAAAATGGAGCAACgtttgctgcagctcaagcagcttGTGGCCGATAAGCCGGAGCAGCTGGCGCACTGGGTGGAGTTGCATCAGCTGCTGGGACAGAATCTACACAAATGCAATCGCTTGGCCgtggcagagcagcagctgtatgGGCTGGAAACAGCGCTGCAGCATCACAAAGGCAatgagcagctgctccaaCTATATGTGGCAACATCAAGCGCTGCCTATGCCGATAGCGAGGTGGCCAgcaagctggagcagctgctcgaTCGCCAGCCATATGAATATACGCTATGGACAGCGCTCATAATGACGACACAAGGCACCATGGCGCGTTGCAATGTGCCGGCCGTGCTGCACATATACGAGGAGAGCATGCGACGCATGCATGTGGGGCCCAAGGAGCAACATGTGCATACGGATGAGCTGATGCTGAAGCTTTTCCACAACTGTGTGCTCTTCTTGCGGCAATCGGCGAACACAGGACTGATgtttgcgctgctgcggctgtcgCTGGAGCTGCATGCAACGCATGTGAACTTTGACTGCTTCGAGGCATGCGCTGCAGACGAAACGATGCTGCTGGAATACGAGGAGCTGGTGCTGCGCTCGGGCATGCCCATGCCAGAGATATGGACACGCGTCGAACGTCTGCGTCAGGCGTACACATTTCTGCCCTATCCAGCGCACTCGGCGCCCGGCTTGGATGCCGAACGCTGTGTCTATGCCCAGGATGTTTGCCACTACATCTATCCGCTGAAACGGCCAAAGCAgaacttgctgcagctgctgatgctggtgTTGCAGCTATgcaagctgccgctgctgcgcaGCAATTGCCTGTCGGAGCGCCTAAGCGCGCGCATTGAGCAAATTGGCGATACGGAGGCGGTCGAAATGCTGCTGGCCAATCTATTCGAGCGTCATAGCTTTGCGCTGCCGCTGAATAAGCAATTCGTGGAcgcacagctgcagctctgcAAGGAGCTGTATGTGTGCCCCAGCTTCATGCCACAGGCCATAGGTCACGAGCTTTACGAGCAGTGCTTGgagcggctgctgctcaaatGCAGCGACATTTACACGTCCGTCGAGGACGAAGACAAGCGTCAGCTCTTTCTGCTGCTCCATATGCGCTTCGAGCGCtttcgcctgctgctgcttaagctaaGCGGCAAGCTTACGCCCGCGTATACAAAGCAGGCGCGtcaacgtcagcgtcagctgctgcgccagccACAAAATCGTCAGATCACCGCGCTATATATAGAGCTAGCTATGTTCGAGTTTGAAGccggcgagcagcagcagcagcgcatctTTGAGCAGCTGCTAACAGCGGAGCCGACAGCGACGACGTcagttgagcagctgcaggcgcGTTTGGTTTACGCCGAAATGCTGCTCGCTGAGCATAGGAACGCCGACGCATTGGAAGTGCTCCGAATAGATTTGGATAAGAGCGCGCAAGAGCTGGCGGCAGCCTTGAAACAAGCCACGTTGGATGTGACGGCAACGAGCGCGCCCCTGCCCTTGACGCACTACTTcaagccgcagctgctgctgctgctgctgcgtcgccatgtcctgctgctgcacttgagtGAGCAAACTACGCAGGCATTGACCTTGTTGCATAAACTGCTGCTGGAGCCGCTGTTTGCATTCGAGCCCACGCAGCTGTCAATCACACATTGTCGTCACAATCGCGAGCAACTgcgtgagctgcagctgctgctgctggagctgcccGGCAGTCACAGCTTGCCACAGCGCGTGCCACAGTTAATGGAATTGCTGGAGCGCGCTCTCGTCGAGTTTCCACGCAATctaacgctgctgcagcgctggtCGACGCTCGGCACGTTGCCTTGGTTTAAGCTGCGTGCACGTCTGGTGCAGACCAAGGCCGGCGTTTTGTCCTTGCTGCATTTAGTCCTTGCCGCACGCTGTCGCTTCCTGCAGCACGAGTCGGAGCcacacttgcagcagctgctgcgcaatcGCGTCCTCAGCATGTTTGAGACTTTTCTGCCCAGCAACACGCATCGCTCGGAGCAGGAGGCACAGCAGTATGATATCCTGCGGCGCAATTCCTTATTCTGGCGCTGCTATCTGCGCTGCCTCTCAAGCATTGAGACCAGCTTCgagcgcagtcgcagctgccTGCTGATGGCCCTGGATGAGTGTCCCTGGGATAAGGCGCTCTACATGGATGGCGTCACCTATGTTCCCCAGGATATTGGCAGTCTGCAGGATGTCATGACTGAAAAGCAATTGCGCATATTTGCCCTCCCCGAGGAACTGAGTGTCCTTCGCGAAAGTTAA